A genomic segment from Candidatus Zixiibacteriota bacterium encodes:
- a CDS encoding SWIM zinc finger family protein: protein MKPATAMLLTQTDRDVWMRGEQYARTGRVEIESHDDRRVQATVLGTESYDVTLKYVANGISRTCECAYFNRTGYVCKHIVAAAICWDQLRGLAVPDKALVDKAAPKTTTIPRRAINSLFERPLDADLLLLRDVPDITALGGRGRPHSDLPEAPRALSVFGERLVRAEVKKCFTEIKSWSRRRAYDPYFCAGEMIAAFCEVMRTVRADVGTAPPLVVAQILLDAQEFHRTLVMELIDDSLGLRSISTAYLEDTFESLSQVAVGDKDAGQMKKLLRDFERAREYE, encoded by the coding sequence ATGAAGCCTGCTACTGCAATGCTGCTGACGCAGACTGATCGCGACGTCTGGATGCGCGGCGAGCAGTATGCCCGCACCGGGCGTGTTGAAATCGAAAGCCACGACGATCGCCGGGTACAGGCCACGGTTCTGGGCACAGAAAGCTACGACGTTACTCTAAAATATGTCGCTAACGGAATCAGCCGCACGTGCGAGTGCGCGTATTTCAATCGAACCGGCTATGTTTGCAAACACATTGTAGCGGCCGCGATCTGCTGGGACCAGTTAAGAGGGCTCGCCGTCCCGGATAAGGCCCTCGTCGACAAAGCCGCGCCAAAGACAACGACCATACCCAGGCGGGCGATCAACTCACTCTTTGAGAGGCCGCTCGACGCCGACCTGCTTTTGCTCAGGGATGTTCCCGACATCACCGCCCTGGGCGGCCGCGGCAGGCCGCACAGCGATCTTCCCGAGGCTCCCCGGGCGCTGTCCGTGTTTGGCGAGCGGTTGGTGAGGGCCGAGGTAAAGAAGTGTTTTACGGAAATCAAGAGTTGGTCGCGCAGGAGAGCTTACGATCCTTACTTCTGCGCCGGGGAGATGATCGCCGCCTTCTGCGAGGTGATGCGAACAGTCAGGGCGGATGTCGGTACTGCTCCACCGCTCGTTGTCGCGCAGATACTCCTGGACGCCCAGGAATTTCACAGAACTCTCGTAATGGAGCTTATCGACGACAGCCTGGGGCTCCGCTCGATTTCGACGGCGTACCTGGAGGACACTTTCGAGTCGCTGAGCCAAGTCGCCGTCGGGGATAAGGACGCCGGACAGATGAAGAAGCTTCTGCGCGATTTCGAGCGGGCGCGGGAGTACGAGTGA
- the groL gene encoding chaperonin GroEL (60 kDa chaperone family; promotes refolding of misfolded polypeptides especially under stressful conditions; forms two stacked rings of heptamers to form a barrel-shaped 14mer; ends can be capped by GroES; misfolded proteins enter the barrel where they are refolded when GroES binds) encodes MAKLIEFDAKARAHLKIGVDKLADAVKVTLGPRGRNVAIDKKFGSPTITKDGVTVAKEIELEDVFENMGAQMVKEVASKTSEDAGDGTTTATLLAQSIFREGLKSVTAGHNPMSIKRGIDKAVVTVNDAIKKMSKEVQNKEEISQVGTISANNDRQIGDLIAEAMEKVGKDGVITVEESKTAETKLEVVEGMQFDRGYVSPYFVTNPDSMEAILEDPYILIHDKKISSMKDLLPLLEKVAQSGRPLMIIAEDIEGEALATLVVNKLRGTLKVAAVKAPGFGDRRKAMLEDIATLTGGKVISEEIGFKLENAVLSDLGLAKKVTVDKDNSTIVEGSGNKEDIKARIAQIKKQIEDTTSDYDREKLQERLAKLAGGVAVINVGAATETEMKEKKARVEDALHATRAAVEEGIVPGGGVAMLRAIPALDAIKTDDEEMVGVRIVRKALEEPIRWIAQNSGVEGSIVINKVAAEKGAFGYNALTDKYEDLFKAGVIDPTKVTRTALENAASIAGLLLTTEAVVVEKPEEKKAMPPMPGGGGMGDMY; translated from the coding sequence ATGGCTAAACTGATTGAATTTGATGCCAAGGCTCGCGCGCACTTGAAAATCGGTGTGGACAAGCTGGCCGACGCAGTAAAAGTGACACTCGGCCCGCGTGGCCGTAATGTCGCTATCGACAAGAAATTCGGCTCACCGACCATCACCAAGGACGGCGTCACCGTAGCGAAAGAAATCGAACTCGAAGACGTGTTCGAAAACATGGGCGCCCAGATGGTCAAGGAAGTGGCGTCCAAGACCTCCGAAGACGCCGGCGACGGCACCACCACTGCGACCCTTCTGGCCCAGTCGATTTTCCGCGAGGGTCTCAAGAGCGTGACCGCCGGTCATAACCCGATGTCGATCAAGCGCGGTATCGACAAGGCGGTGGTGACGGTGAATGACGCCATAAAGAAGATGTCCAAGGAAGTGCAGAACAAGGAAGAGATCTCACAGGTCGGGACAATCTCGGCCAACAACGATCGCCAGATCGGCGACCTGATCGCCGAGGCGATGGAGAAAGTCGGCAAGGACGGCGTGATCACGGTCGAAGAGTCCAAGACCGCCGAGACGAAACTCGAAGTGGTCGAGGGGATGCAGTTCGACCGCGGCTATGTCTCGCCGTATTTCGTCACCAATCCGGATTCTATGGAGGCCATTCTCGAGGATCCGTACATCCTCATTCACGACAAAAAGATCTCCAGCATGAAGGACCTGCTCCCGCTGCTGGAGAAAGTCGCCCAGTCCGGACGGCCGCTGATGATCATTGCTGAGGATATCGAGGGCGAGGCGCTGGCTACGTTAGTGGTCAACAAGCTTCGCGGTACACTCAAGGTCGCCGCGGTGAAGGCGCCCGGTTTTGGTGATCGGCGTAAGGCGATGCTCGAGGATATTGCCACCCTCACCGGCGGCAAGGTGATCTCGGAAGAGATCGGTTTCAAGCTCGAGAATGCGGTGCTAAGCGATCTCGGTTTGGCCAAGAAGGTGACGGTCGACAAGGACAACAGCACCATAGTGGAAGGCTCCGGCAACAAAGAGGACATCAAGGCCCGGATCGCCCAGATCAAGAAGCAGATCGAGGATACCACCTCGGACTACGACCGCGAGAAGCTCCAGGAGCGGCTGGCCAAGCTGGCCGGCGGCGTGGCGGTTATCAATGTGGGCGCCGCGACCGAGACCGAGATGAAAGAAAAGAAGGCTCGCGTTGAGGACGCTCTTCACGCGACCCGCGCGGCGGTCGAGGAAGGGATCGTGCCGGGTGGCGGCGTGGCCATGCTTCGGGCAATCCCGGCGCTTGACGCCATCAAGACCGACGACGAGGAGATGGTGGGCGTGCGTATCGTGCGCAAGGCGCTCGAGGAGCCGATCCGCTGGATCGCGCAGAACTCGGGTGTCGAGGGCTCGATCGTGATCAACAAAGTGGCCGCTGAGAAGGGCGCGTTCGGCTACAACGCTCTCACCGACAAGTACGAGGACCTCTTCAAGGCGGGCGTGATTGACCCGACCAAGGTCACCCGCACCGCTCTGGAGAATGCGGCTTCGATTGCCGGTCTTCTGCTGACTACCGAGGCAGTGGTGGTCGAGAAACCGGAGGAGAAGAAGGCGATGCCTCCGATGCCCGGTGGCGGCGGTATGGGTGACATGTATTAA
- a CDS encoding co-chaperone GroES codes for MKMKPLADRVVVKPLEELEVKKGGIIIPDTAKEKPMQGEIVEVGPGRLTDDGKTIAMQVKKGDRVLYGKYSGTEVSIGTDEYLIMRESDIFAIIMNS; via the coding sequence ATGAAAATGAAACCGCTTGCTGACCGAGTCGTGGTCAAGCCGCTCGAAGAACTTGAAGTCAAGAAAGGCGGCATCATCATCCCCGATACGGCCAAGGAAAAGCCGATGCAGGGTGAGATTGTCGAAGTCGGGCCGGGACGGCTCACCGACGACGGCAAGACGATTGCCATGCAGGTCAAGAAGGGCGACCGCGTCCTTTACGGTAAGTACTCGGGCACCGAGGTTTCTATCGGCACCGACGAGTACCTGATCATGCGCGAGTCAGACATCTTCGCGATCATAATGAACAGCTAA
- a CDS encoding M6 family metalloprotease domain-containing protein produces MRRAVILWIGLAITLAPAAALAVAPPDATVEMPTHVSDALREISRSYGESGIARRLQEIKRARVDAPEGGLQAGPPPPTWNIPVIMGSYSNNAHIFSSAQFQTNLFGANPTGSMTDYYTEVSYNQFAITGTVYGPYTAAQTQAYYVNGDNGFGSDFPTNVSGFIYSILGVGDPAINFAQYDNDGPDGFPNSGDDDGYVDALVVIFPDGDASGGDSDNFWAHFWYLRYGSGSPYTTNDARTGGGFIQIDAYTIQGGERGNGSTNAIKPIGVYCHEFGHVLGLPDLYDGDNSSFGVGTYCLMGLGSWGAGWSSSTEHRPTHMSPWCKEQLGWLTPIQVIGTMSVEIPPVETNPTVYKLWDDPYRGGRYFLLENRTQTGFDGGIYGEGILIWHCNSETRGGNSVDDFRIVDLEEADGLNQIDSRSSFMDAGDFYPGSTFNTAFNAYSNPTSHDVFGNPTGVSVFYIGLGPGDNASATMTQRELLGYTVAYDNFSWMGGYGYGSPQVTYGAVRFTAPGDGQLVAVQAGVRANNPVGYSVRVFDDMIGGSPSGLNFTTSGSFPSLPVSRLYEIALSSSKNLTIGQAFLIDVGFGPDVYAVPYSDRRPISGNSYFSGDGASYDLMTDFDFLIRARVAAVVDYDNDGIEDHQDNCAQTPNPTQDDLDGDYVGDACDPCTDTDYDGYGNPGFAANTCPADNCPSVGNPQQEDADTDGVGDACDNCPAVDNPDQIDADSDTFGAACDCGDNDPSRYPGAPEIRGDGIDQDCDGFDPCCVGRVGDANYSGDDEPTIGDVTTLIDAKFVTGSCDGILPCLDEADVNQSAVGYAVCDDITIGDITDLIDYLFITGSSLGLPDCL; encoded by the coding sequence ATGCGACGAGCGGTAATCCTCTGGATCGGCCTCGCGATTACTCTCGCTCCGGCGGCGGCTCTTGCCGTAGCCCCGCCCGATGCGACTGTCGAGATGCCGACTCACGTGAGCGACGCACTGCGCGAGATCTCACGTTCCTACGGCGAATCAGGAATTGCCCGCAGGCTTCAGGAGATCAAACGGGCCAGAGTAGACGCGCCGGAAGGCGGGCTGCAGGCAGGTCCCCCACCCCCCACCTGGAACATCCCCGTGATCATGGGCTCCTACTCCAACAATGCCCACATTTTCTCGAGCGCACAGTTCCAGACCAATTTGTTCGGCGCCAATCCGACCGGAAGCATGACAGACTACTACACAGAAGTCTCTTACAACCAGTTCGCCATCACGGGGACCGTCTACGGACCCTATACGGCGGCGCAGACACAGGCGTACTACGTCAACGGCGACAACGGCTTTGGCAGCGACTTCCCCACTAACGTGTCCGGGTTCATCTACTCCATCCTGGGAGTCGGCGACCCGGCAATCAACTTCGCCCAGTATGACAACGACGGACCGGACGGATTTCCCAATTCCGGTGACGACGATGGCTACGTAGACGCTCTGGTGGTGATCTTCCCCGACGGTGACGCATCAGGTGGTGATTCCGACAACTTCTGGGCGCACTTTTGGTACTTGCGATACGGATCCGGTTCGCCTTATACAACCAACGACGCGCGTACGGGCGGCGGCTTTATCCAGATCGACGCCTATACCATTCAGGGCGGCGAGCGCGGCAACGGGTCGACTAATGCTATTAAACCGATCGGCGTTTATTGCCATGAGTTCGGGCATGTCCTCGGTCTGCCTGATTTGTACGATGGCGATAACTCATCATTCGGTGTCGGGACGTACTGCCTGATGGGGCTGGGTAGCTGGGGCGCGGGTTGGAGCTCGTCGACCGAACATCGGCCTACTCACATGTCGCCATGGTGTAAAGAGCAACTCGGGTGGCTCACGCCTATTCAGGTGATAGGCACAATGTCAGTGGAGATTCCGCCGGTGGAGACCAACCCGACGGTGTACAAACTGTGGGACGACCCGTATCGCGGCGGCCGCTACTTCCTGCTGGAAAACAGAACGCAGACCGGTTTCGACGGCGGCATCTATGGCGAGGGGATCCTGATCTGGCACTGCAACAGTGAAACACGCGGGGGCAATTCGGTGGACGACTTCCGGATTGTCGATTTGGAAGAGGCCGACGGGCTCAATCAGATTGACAGTCGGTCTAGCTTCATGGACGCTGGTGACTTTTACCCCGGCTCAACATTCAACACCGCATTTAACGCTTATTCCAATCCTACCTCGCACGATGTTTTCGGCAATCCGACCGGCGTGTCTGTCTTCTACATCGGACTGGGACCTGGAGATAACGCGTCGGCGACGATGACTCAGAGGGAGCTACTCGGGTATACAGTTGCCTATGACAACTTTTCATGGATGGGTGGTTATGGCTATGGTTCGCCCCAAGTCACGTATGGTGCGGTTCGGTTTACGGCACCCGGTGACGGACAACTGGTTGCGGTACAAGCCGGGGTGCGGGCTAATAACCCGGTCGGCTATTCTGTCAGAGTCTTCGATGATATGATTGGTGGTTCGCCTTCCGGACTCAATTTCACCACCAGCGGCTCGTTCCCCTCGTTGCCGGTCAGCCGGTTATACGAGATCGCGCTGTCTTCATCAAAGAACCTCACCATCGGCCAGGCGTTTCTGATCGATGTAGGTTTTGGTCCCGACGTTTACGCGGTGCCGTATTCAGACCGACGGCCCATCTCCGGAAACTCGTACTTCTCCGGCGATGGAGCCTCCTACGATCTGATGACGGACTTCGATTTTCTGATCCGCGCACGGGTCGCGGCCGTAGTGGATTACGACAACGACGGGATCGAGGATCACCAGGATAACTGCGCCCAAACGCCCAACCCGACCCAGGATGACCTCGACGGCGACTACGTGGGCGACGCCTGCGACCCCTGCACCGATACCGATTACGATGGTTACGGCAACCCGGGTTTTGCGGCCAATACCTGCCCTGCGGATAACTGTCCTTCTGTCGGCAATCCCCAGCAGGAAGACGCCGATACTGACGGAGTCGGCGACGCGTGCGACAACTGCCCGGCAGTGGACAATCCTGATCAGATCGACGCGGACTCGGATACCTTCGGCGCCGCCTGTGATTGCGGCGACAATGACCCCTCGCGATATCCCGGCGCCCCGGAGATTCGTGGCGACGGGATCGATCAGGATTGCGACGGATTTGATCCGTGCTGTGTTGGCCGGGTCGGCGACGCCAACTATTCCGGCGACGACGAACCGACTATCGGCGACGTAACTACTTTGATAGACGCCAAGTTTGTGACGGGCAGTTGCGACGGTATCCTGCCCTGCCTTGATGAGGCCGATGTCAACCAATCGGCGGTCGGTTATGCGGTATGTGATGACATCACGATTGGTGACATAACGGATCTGATTGATTACCTGTTTATCACCGGATCGAGCCTCGGGCTGCCGGATTGCTTGTAG
- a CDS encoding CoA-binding protein: MTKAPENSTVAVLGASTNEERFSFKAVRMLKEYKHRPIPVHPAGHTVDGVPGLKSLTDIKEPVHTVTCYVNAKISDGEFDNITALKPRRVVFNPGAENESLAARLEREGIEVVRECTLVMLRTGQF; the protein is encoded by the coding sequence ATGACCAAAGCACCAGAAAACTCGACCGTCGCCGTCCTGGGCGCGTCCACCAACGAGGAGCGGTTTTCATTCAAGGCGGTGCGGATGCTCAAGGAGTATAAACATCGGCCGATCCCGGTTCACCCGGCGGGGCACACGGTCGACGGCGTCCCGGGGTTGAAGTCTCTGACCGACATAAAGGAGCCGGTTCATACGGTAACCTGCTATGTGAACGCGAAGATCTCCGATGGCGAATTCGATAACATCACCGCCCTTAAACCCAGGCGGGTGGTTTTCAATCCGGGTGCGGAGAACGAGAGCCTGGCCGCGCGGCTGGAGCGCGAGGGGATCGAGGTGGTCCGGGAGTGCACGCTGGTTATGCTTCGCACCGGGCAGTTCTGA
- the lon gene encoding endopeptidase La gives MDKIDTDPHVGTDVLPILPLRGTVVYPFLVVPLMIQQPEQTRLVDEALMRGSRVGMFLQKDPNEERPKPDGLHHIGTAGNILKMLRFPDGTVRFLIQGLARIRIKRFITESPHLTAEIEELEERIGDPVKMEALQRSLMERLKKLVELAPYLNEEFHVSAMNQDTPSKLTDFIASNLNMSPEQRQRILAEVDIARRAQILFQMVNKEIEVLELSQKIQASAANELGKSQRHYILREQLKAIKKELGDADDQSELTEFEEKIKTAGMSELAEKAARKELERLTHMQPSSAEYTVSRTYLDWLVTLPWSKSTEDRLDLKKAKKVLDEDHYNLVEVKDRILEYLAVRKLKSDVKGPILCFLGPPGVGKTSLGQSIARAMGRQFARVSLGGMRDEAEIRGHRRTYIGSMPGRIIQSIKRCGSNNPIIMLDEIDKLGSDFRGDPASALLEVLDPEQNDTFSDHYLDVPFDLSRVMFITTANWADPIPPVLQDRMEFISLPGYTDMEKLEIARRHLIPKQLANHGLSRSQLTLTDAAIRTLIDGYTREAGLRNLERSIAAVTRKVARRVAAGSKARQTVDEKEIAKHLGPRRFTREALSRRGHIGVVPALAYTAVGGDILFVEATAMPGKHSLTLTGHLGDIMKESAQAALSFIRSNSAALGLPENPLDNREIHIHVPSGAVPKDGPSAGITMAVALASLLTQTPVKSCLAMTGEITLRGELLPIGGLKMKLLTAARAGVETVILPEENRKDISEIAPEIRKKLKFKFFSDVLSAIKFALDKPGRKSSAGPGLP, from the coding sequence ATGGATAAGATAGATACCGATCCGCATGTCGGCACCGACGTGCTTCCCATATTGCCGCTGCGCGGCACCGTAGTGTATCCGTTTCTGGTGGTGCCGCTCATGATCCAGCAGCCGGAGCAAACCCGACTGGTGGATGAGGCGCTGATGCGCGGTTCGCGGGTGGGCATGTTCCTGCAGAAAGATCCCAACGAGGAGCGGCCGAAACCCGACGGCCTCCATCACATCGGCACTGCCGGCAACATCCTCAAGATGCTGCGCTTCCCCGACGGCACGGTGCGGTTTCTGATCCAGGGGCTGGCACGAATTCGAATAAAACGGTTTATCACGGAATCACCGCATCTGACCGCCGAGATCGAGGAACTGGAGGAGCGCATTGGCGACCCGGTCAAGATGGAAGCTCTCCAGCGCAGCCTGATGGAACGACTCAAGAAGCTGGTCGAACTGGCGCCGTATCTCAATGAGGAATTCCATGTCTCGGCGATGAACCAGGATACGCCGTCGAAACTGACCGACTTTATCGCCTCGAATCTCAACATGTCCCCCGAGCAGCGGCAGCGGATACTGGCCGAGGTGGATATCGCTCGTCGGGCGCAGATTCTGTTTCAAATGGTTAATAAAGAGATCGAGGTGCTCGAACTTTCGCAGAAGATCCAGGCATCGGCCGCAAACGAACTAGGCAAGTCGCAGCGCCATTACATCCTGCGCGAACAACTCAAGGCGATCAAGAAAGAGCTCGGCGACGCTGACGACCAGAGCGAACTGACCGAGTTTGAGGAAAAGATCAAAACCGCCGGCATGTCGGAGCTGGCCGAGAAAGCGGCCCGGAAGGAACTGGAGCGGCTCACTCACATGCAGCCGTCATCAGCGGAGTACACGGTCTCGCGAACGTATCTTGACTGGCTGGTCACGCTGCCGTGGAGCAAGTCCACCGAGGACCGGCTCGATCTGAAAAAGGCCAAGAAAGTTCTCGACGAAGACCATTACAACTTAGTCGAAGTGAAAGACCGCATTCTCGAGTATCTGGCGGTGCGCAAATTGAAATCCGATGTTAAGGGTCCCATACTGTGTTTCCTCGGCCCTCCCGGAGTGGGCAAAACATCGTTGGGCCAGTCGATAGCCCGTGCAATGGGGCGGCAGTTCGCGCGCGTATCGCTAGGTGGAATGCGCGACGAAGCCGAAATCCGCGGCCACCGGCGCACCTATATCGGTTCTATGCCGGGGCGGATCATTCAGTCCATCAAACGGTGCGGTTCCAACAACCCGATTATCATGCTTGACGAGATCGACAAGCTCGGCTCCGATTTCCGCGGCGACCCGGCCTCGGCCCTGCTCGAAGTGCTCGATCCTGAGCAGAATGACACCTTTTCTGATCACTACCTCGACGTACCTTTTGATCTTTCGCGGGTGATGTTCATCACCACCGCGAACTGGGCTGACCCGATCCCGCCGGTGCTCCAGGACCGAATGGAGTTCATCAGCCTTCCCGGCTACACCGACATGGAAAAGCTGGAGATTGCGCGCCGCCACCTGATTCCCAAGCAACTGGCCAATCACGGCCTCTCCAGGAGCCAGCTCACACTCACGGACGCCGCCATTCGGACGCTCATCGATGGTTACACTCGCGAGGCCGGCTTGCGAAACCTCGAGCGATCTATCGCCGCCGTGACTCGCAAGGTCGCGCGCCGCGTCGCTGCCGGTTCCAAAGCCAGGCAGACTGTCGACGAGAAAGAAATTGCCAAGCATCTGGGCCCGCGCAGATTCACGCGCGAGGCGCTCAGCCGTCGCGGTCATATCGGCGTAGTACCGGCCCTGGCGTACACCGCCGTGGGCGGCGACATTTTATTTGTCGAGGCTACGGCCATGCCGGGCAAGCACAGCCTGACCCTGACCGGACATCTCGGCGACATCATGAAAGAGTCAGCCCAGGCGGCGCTGTCGTTCATTCGCTCCAATTCCGCGGCGCTCGGCCTGCCGGAAAACCCTCTCGACAATCGCGAGATTCACATCCATGTGCCGTCGGGCGCCGTTCCTAAAGACGGCCCCTCCGCCGGAATAACCATGGCCGTAGCGCTGGCATCGCTCTTAACCCAGACACCGGTGAAGTCATGCCTGGCTATGACCGGCGAGATCACCCTCCGCGGCGAGCTGTTGCCGATCGGCGGCCTCAAAATGAAGCTTCTCACCGCGGCCCGCGCCGGGGTCGAGACGGTTATCCTGCCGGAAGAAAACCGCAAAGACATTTCCGAGATCGCCCCGGAAATAAGAAAGAAACTGAAGTTTAAGTTCTTTTCTGACGTCCTGTCGGCTATTAAATTCGCGCTGGATAAGCCCGGGCGAAAGTCGTCAGCCGGACCGGGCCTGCCGTAA
- a CDS encoding NAD(P)H-hydrate dehydratase: protein MKLVTSATMRQIDREAIDNRGIPSDKLMENAGSGIALRILTDLLPRPESAHVCVFCGKGNNGGDGFVIARHLAQSGVDVQIFFIGPARELSADARLNFDRAEDLKLTMTEVKSTADLPEMLECDLAVDAVFGTGFSGAPRGIAADIIGYINDLGTIIVAVDLPSGLNSDTGDCEGAVIEADYTYTLALPKFGLFLSPGREASGDVEIIPIGIPDDVIAKFNLRISLATIEWVSSILPPRKPDGHKGDFGRVLTVAGSTGMTGAAAMVALSSLRAGCGLAKLACPKSTQPVLAAKLTEVMTRPMPDVRNKGVFALRGLGEIRQLIAEHDSVILGPGIGRHHETSELMRRLVAGLDKPAIIDADGLNAFEGHVDILCECKAPLVLTPHPGEFTRLCGSTPPTEREIEARAEAAIRFAIDHSVVVVLKGSPTVTAAPDGRCCLNPTGNHGMATGGSGDVLSGIIGTLLAQCDDPFEAAGAGVFIHGLAGDLAADKFTPRAMIAGDMIDFLPEVFEVLE from the coding sequence GTGAAACTGGTAACATCGGCCACCATGCGCCAGATCGATCGCGAGGCGATCGACAATCGCGGTATCCCCTCTGACAAGCTCATGGAAAATGCCGGCAGCGGCATCGCCCTGCGCATCCTCACCGATCTGCTGCCTCGTCCGGAATCAGCCCATGTATGCGTTTTCTGCGGTAAAGGAAACAACGGTGGCGACGGTTTCGTGATTGCGCGCCATCTGGCCCAGTCCGGTGTGGACGTACAAATCTTCTTCATCGGTCCAGCGAGGGAGTTATCAGCAGATGCCCGGCTCAACTTCGACCGGGCCGAGGATCTTAAGCTGACGATGACTGAAGTCAAATCGACTGCAGATCTCCCGGAGATGCTGGAATGCGATCTGGCAGTCGACGCGGTCTTCGGAACCGGCTTTTCCGGCGCACCACGAGGTATCGCCGCCGACATAATCGGGTATATCAATGATCTGGGGACGATAATCGTGGCAGTTGACTTGCCGTCCGGTTTGAATTCCGACACGGGCGATTGCGAGGGTGCGGTGATCGAGGCCGATTACACATACACGCTCGCGCTTCCCAAATTCGGGCTATTTCTCTCGCCGGGGCGGGAGGCAAGCGGCGATGTTGAGATCATCCCGATAGGCATCCCGGATGATGTTATCGCAAAGTTCAATCTCAGAATCAGCCTGGCGACAATTGAATGGGTGTCGTCGATTTTGCCGCCTCGCAAACCTGACGGACACAAAGGGGATTTCGGTCGCGTGCTCACAGTCGCCGGATCGACCGGCATGACCGGCGCGGCCGCCATGGTGGCCCTATCGAGCTTGCGGGCCGGGTGCGGACTGGCTAAGCTCGCCTGCCCAAAGTCGACTCAACCGGTTCTGGCTGCAAAGCTGACCGAGGTGATGACCCGCCCGATGCCCGATGTGCGCAACAAGGGCGTGTTCGCCTTGCGCGGACTCGGCGAGATTCGGCAACTGATCGCCGAGCACGACTCCGTGATTCTCGGTCCCGGTATCGGGAGGCACCATGAGACATCGGAGCTGATGCGGCGGCTCGTTGCCGGGTTGGACAAGCCTGCGATTATCGATGCTGATGGCCTGAACGCTTTCGAGGGGCATGTCGATATCTTGTGCGAGTGCAAGGCGCCGCTCGTGCTTACACCTCACCCGGGAGAATTCACGCGCCTGTGCGGAAGCACACCGCCGACAGAGCGGGAAATCGAAGCCCGCGCCGAAGCCGCAATCCGGTTTGCGATAGACCACAGTGTCGTTGTCGTTCTCAAAGGTTCGCCGACAGTGACGGCCGCTCCCGATGGCCGCTGCTGTTTGAATCCCACCGGGAACCACGGTATGGCGACCGGCGGTTCCGGCGACGTGCTTTCGGGCATTATCGGAACACTGCTGGCTCAATGTGACGACCCGTTCGAAGCCGCAGGCGCGGGCGTGTTCATCCATGGCCTTGCGGGAGATCTCGCGGCCGATAAGTTTACACCGAGGGCGATGATCGCCGGCGACATGATCGACTTCCTGCCCGAAGTGTTCGAAGTGCTCGAATAA
- a CDS encoding FAD-binding oxidoreductase, with product MSRLDQFLKVIASEFPADRLTWQKRLPTFHPESAADAASLFRLAVREKQRLYITGFGNNIDPVGERFADMVIVRTDRLNDIQETSNADLFVRVGAGYPLRELPVELGPKKLFLPHATLPYVGSSGGAVAVNLTAELNGHDLPLKKYFIQAEVVTPQGEVVRPGSVCFKSVSGYDIVKIFASSWGLLGLLVSVTFRVMPGSAAAEFTSMKMKPVDRRHFLSGLDESNNDADAVYSRKLKARFDPYGILPIV from the coding sequence ATGTCCCGGCTGGATCAGTTTCTCAAGGTTATAGCAAGCGAATTCCCGGCTGACCGCTTAACCTGGCAGAAGCGTCTGCCGACCTTCCATCCCGAATCTGCTGCTGATGCCGCATCGCTTTTCAGGTTGGCCGTCCGCGAGAAGCAACGCCTGTACATCACTGGATTTGGCAATAATATTGACCCGGTCGGTGAACGGTTTGCCGACATGGTCATTGTTCGCACCGACCGCCTGAACGACATCCAGGAAACCAGCAACGCCGACCTGTTCGTCCGAGTCGGCGCGGGGTATCCGTTGCGGGAATTACCGGTTGAACTGGGGCCGAAAAAGCTGTTTTTGCCGCATGCGACGCTGCCGTACGTGGGCTCGTCGGGCGGTGCGGTCGCGGTCAATCTGACCGCGGAGCTGAATGGACATGATCTGCCGCTCAAGAAGTACTTCATCCAGGCCGAGGTTGTCACGCCTCAGGGTGAAGTGGTTCGACCAGGATCCGTCTGCTTCAAGTCAGTATCCGGTTACGATATCGTGAAGATCTTTGCGTCATCGTGGGGCCTTCTTGGTCTGTTGGTGAGCGTGACCTTTCGCGTGATGCCGGGAAGCGCCGCTGCGGAGTTTACCTCGATGAAAATGAAACCGGTTGACCGGCGGCACTTTCTGTCAGGGCTTGACGAATCGAATAACGATGCGGATGCAGTCTACTCGCGCAAGTTGAAGGCGAGGTTCGATCCTTACGGTATCCTGCCGATTGTGTGA